The genomic interval GAATGCAGCCCCAAGCAACTGTGCCTGCTTCTCGTTTACCTGTTCCTGCGGTTCGAAAACGGCATTGACAAATTCCTCGTCCGTGATCTGCCCGTTGAAATGCCTTTAGTCTATCTGGAACTTGGTGCCCTTAGAGTTCCTCTCCGACCCGTGTCCAGATATGGAGCGACGGATTCCGGTAATTGGAGACATTGATGCGTACAAGTTCTGCCCCGGATGACAGACTGTAACGCTGAGGGTTTGCCTTGCGGTCGAGCAAGTCTATCTACTTCCTCTGTCTGTCTATGACGGCATCTTTCTCTTTTGACTGCCGCTCGGCGGTTTCCGCCCTGCGGATGGCTGCCTCTATCTCTTTCTGGTAGCCGTCCCGCAGTTTCCCGATTTCCGACTTGTGCCGCTCCTGCAACCGTGCCTTTTCAGTCTGAAGCGCCTTGAGCCGTTTGTTGAGTCCAGCAGTTTCTTCGTCCTTGTCCGCAAGTTCCTTTTTCGCTTTGGCAAGGTCGCCCTTGCCGAACCACGAGAGGATGGTGTTCCTGCCCTCCTGCGCCTTCTCCATATCGGCCTGCAATTTGGCAATGTCTTCCTCGTACCGGATTACCTGTTGCCTGTAATAATCCAAATTTGCCTGATGTTTTGCCGTAAAGCCGACAATGCCCCGCTGAAGTCCGAACGGTTTCATGGCCGCAGCATAGCTGTTCTGGTATTCGTGCAGCCGTGTACGCCGCATCACATCGTCCGCCGACAGGCGTGGACCGGACTTCGTCTCGTACTTCTTCTCTCCCTCCCGCTTCCTACGGACGCGCTCCCCGGTTACAATGGGCACGACGGTGGCGTGCAGGTGAGGGGTCTTCTCGCCCATATGCAGCACGCACGATACAAGGTTCTCATCCCCGAATGTATTCCTTAGCCATTTGAGGTTGGCATCAATCCAACTGTCCAGTCTGCCACCATTGGCAATCTTCATCATCTGCTCATGCGTTCCGGTCAGGATGATACGGATGGCTTTTGTCTGGTTCTTGCCGACCTTGCGGCGCAGCCCGGCGGTATCGATGCGGTGCTGTATCGCCTCGGTACGGTTGGACACACCTTCAGGGAAACTGACCAGTTCCCGGTTTAGATGTGTCTGGCCTGCATCGGCATTGTCCAGGACATATTTCTTCCCCTTGGCATCTTTCCTTTCTATGTGACATGACATTCCGCTGTCATTGCCGCTGCCACGTTGCAGGTGGCAGACCGCATATTGTGTATTGCTCATATCCGCTCGTTTTATGGTTGTTGTTTCTGTTGTAAAATCCCGTCCTTCTGCCGGAGGCATATACTTGGTTCCCGAGGACATTCCTCAGCCTATGGGCTTTTTGACTGCCGGACGCGGAGCGGAGGCGGTGAAAATGCCCTAATAAGCTACGGGATTTTACAACCCCTTTCCCTTGGGACAGTAAGCTGTCCGATACCTTTCCGTCATTCCAATCTCCCGGCATCCACCAGTTCGAGCCCTAAAACGTCGATGAGGGACTGCAATACGGGATTGCGTTCTATCATCTGTTGAAGGATCATCTGCGGCGTGTCCTCCATCAGCAGGAAGTCGGCGATGTCCAGTCCAGCTTCACGCTGCGCGCCGGTCACAATCCTCTCCAGCATGTCGGAATAGGTGGCACGCCTGCAAATGGGTTCCAGCATCGGCAGCCGTTGCTTCCATTCTTCCGTCGCCTTGAGGTCGGGGAAGAGCCGCGCAATATCTGTATGGCTCCGCTGTTGAAGCACCCGTGCATCCCTCCGGTGGCAAGCCAAACAAAGTCAGGGATGAAAAGGGTGGCGACAAACGCCGTCTTCTCGCTCTCGACAATAGCTACAGGTTTGACTGACATTACGGCGGAACTGTCCGACAGCAGATGTTCTCCGAACAGGCATTGCTTCATGCGGAAATCCGGCATCTTCCTCACGGAATGTACCCAGCTTACCCTGTAATGGAGCTGACCTATATCAACACGGACGGCGAGACGAGTTACGATCGGGTGGTTCCGATCTGTTTCAAGGAACACGAGAACGAGCAGTATCTGCTCGCCATTACGGAAGACGACCGAGCGGCAATCTTCCCGGTAGCGCATATTACGTGCGTAAGCGAGACCGAGACGCTGACGACTTTCTCCTTGCCGGAGGGTTTCGACGCAAAACGCTTCGCGCAACGGTTCTTCGATGCAGAGAAGATAATGTGATTATTTTTCATGATATCGGACATAAGCGGTATCGGATACCTGCTATCGAAACGATATCTTAAAGGCTATTCAACCTACTACCGACTATGACTCTACAGGCAAACATAAACGATGTAGGGAATATGCGATAGACGACTTATCGAGTCGGTGCAGACAAGATGTCTCGCACGAGAAGAGTCAAACGCGCATCTCTTTTGACGGCAGAGGATATTTCGCATTGCCAAATTATGAAGACTCGCCATCCGAGTTCTTTCAGTTCGGCGGTTTTTCGAGAGTTGCGCTCTATATTAGCCGCGATTTTCGGCAACCAGTAATCCGTATTGCTTTGCGGTCGGTGTCCGGCTCTGCACGAATGCCCGTGCCAAAAACAGCCGTGAACGAATATCGCCGCTCGATATTTAGGTAAAACGATATCCGGCGAACCGGGTAATTTCTTTACGTTGATTCTGTATCTGAAGTCTTGAGAAAACAGAAATTTACGCACCGACAATTCCTGTTTCGTATTCTTTTGCCCGACTCGCGACATGATCTCGGATCGTTTCTGCTTGCTACAATGGTCCATAAACTAATTAAAACTATTCCATAATCCAAAGACTTTGGCTATCTTTGTGCAAAGATAATTTTTTTGAGGAAAATATCGAAAAGTAATATGCCGTCGTTGGAAAATATTGGCGTGATAGATCTCTTTTGCGGAGTAGGCGGATTGAGTTACGGGCTCAAACGAGCGGGATTGAACGTTCTCGCCGGATTCGATATCGACAAAACGTGCCGTTTCGCTTATGAGCATAATAACGAGGCGAAGTTTTTCGATACGGATATCAAACGTGTCTCCGGCGAAGAGATTCGCACTCTTTTCGGCGATTCGAAAATAAAAGTGCTGGCAGGTTGCGCTCCGTGTCAGCCATTTTCGTCGTATGCGTTCAGCAACAAAGACAAAGACCCGAATAAGTACGATTTACTATACCAATTCGGGCGCTCGATCGAAGAGGGTACGACCGGATATCGTTACAATGGAAAACGTATCGCAAATCGCGCATTTCAAACTGAAGCCCGTTTTAACGGATTTCATAAATCTGTTAAAATCGGATCGTTTGGGTTATCATGTCAGTGTCAATATTGTGTATTGTCCCGATTACGGCATTCCTCAAACGCGTAAGCGATTGGTGTTGCTGGCGTCCAGATTAGGCTAGATAAAATTGATTCCTCCTACGCATGATCCGAAAAGCTACGTTACTGTTAAGGATGCGATCGGCGATTTGCCGGAATTACGAGCCGGAGAACAATGCGCCGAAGATCCGTTACATAAAGCGAAAGCGTTGTCGGATTTGAATCTGCGTCGTATCAGAAGTACGCCGTACGGCGGAAGTTGGAAAGATTGGCCGGACGAACTCAAGTTGGAATGCCATAAATCGGAGACTGGGAAATCTTTCGGTAGCGTTTACGGACGTATATACACGGATGGATCGGAGCTGTAGATAGGCCGAGCGATCTCGAAGATAATAATATAATCAGCATTATCGCCAGAGGTAAGTTGGCGCAAGAAGATATTCTCTCTTCGTATAACGAGGGCGGGATATACGCATCGTATTTGATCGGAGAGATATATGCAGATTTTTTAGATCTCGATGATGAGCGAGATATATCGACTAGCAATCGCCAACAATATATTGAAGACGACGAACGCTATCGATTGTTGATTGCACATGTATCAGTATTATTGAAAGAGATCAAAAACAAATGGACGGATTTACGAAAAGAGCATGCGACTCAAAGAATTCTAACGGATAATCCGGCTATTAAAGAGTGGTACGACAATCTTAAAAGCAATACGAAGAAATATGCAAAAAAACTTTTCTCTACGATCGAAAGTATGCATTTCGACAAAGGGGAGGAAAACAAAAAAGAGTTGTTGAAATACGGTATATTGGCATTCGAGCGCTTAAAAGTCGCGGAAAAATTAGACTTCATCGAAGACGAAGGCATAGAAGATATCGTGAAGTACGGAGAGATTTTCTCAGATCTGCAAGATATCGAAGCTACTTTGTATTGGGAAATAGCGAACGAACGAGTAAAAGTTATTCGCCAATTGGCGGAATCGTGCGATAGTAACGCCAAAGAACGAGTTTTACAAAAGCATATATTCGATAATCTATGGTTGCTTAATCCCGCGTGGGAAAGAGCAACGAAAGGATCGGAGCGATTCGAAGAAAAAGTTGCGACTGAATTCGGCAAAGTAACGAACTCCTTGACAGAAGAAGAAAAGAAAGGTCGCTTCGACATTCGTTATCGAAGTTCCGCCGGTAAACATATTATTATCGAACTCAAACGATACATTCCTACTTATAAGGTAGATATATACGACTTGCATAGGCAGATCGATAAATACAAATCGGCTCTTCGTAAATGCCTGCGAGACATAGGCAAAGAAAATGAACCGATCGAAGCGATTTGTATAATCGGAGATAAAGTTTTGAACGATATGACCATATCGGAAGCAAATGAAAAAATGAAAGGAGACGGTCGCATATTATCGTACGACTTGGTTATCAACGACTCTTTAGAAAGTTATCAAGAATATCTGGACTCGCAAAAAGAGGTCGGCAAATTGAAAGAGCTTATCAATAAAATATAAATTTCTTTCCCTTATCGTATATACGTATATTCCGGCTTGGCGATACTGTCGTTTGGCCGGAATTTTATTATACGAATAACCGCAACTGCCGTAATTAGATATTTTCTTGATTGCAAGCAGTGATATTCCTACTCTAATTAACATGCGACTGTGAGCCCCCCCGCTAAAGACGAATCGACGATTTTGCCAATATCCGTCTCGTCTTTCAGCATCTTGTACACATAATCCGAATTCTCGATATTGAGTCCCACAAGAAATCGAGAGTTTCTCGAAAGTCGCCAAATCATGGAACAATCCGATGGTTTACCCGAAAATCAATCCTTCGTTATCCAGCTCGTTCAATATGTCTTGCGTAATCAATCGGAAGTTTATCTATCTCTCCTCAACCGGTTCAACCGTTCCTGGTACGACCGTTTGTACATCCGTTTGACTCTCTCGTCGAGGAAAGAGCGATCGGTCAGCGCATAGACCTCCGGTTGCTCCTGCACGAACAGATCAAGTATCTCCGTCATCTTCTTCGGCAATACGCCGATTCGTCGTCCGAAGGTCTCGAAATCGGCTCGGCAAGGGTGACCCGTTCGTGTATAGACATCGGAATATTCCGCTTCGGGAATCAGA from Alistipes dispar carries:
- a CDS encoding very short patch repair endonuclease; translation: MDHCSKQKRSEIMSRVGQKNTKQELSVRKFLFSQDFRYRINVKKLPGSPDIVLPKYRAAIFVHGCFWHGHSCRAGHRPQSNTDYWLPKIAANIERNSRKTAELKELGWRVFIIWQCEISSAVKRDARLTLLVRDILSAPTR